From one Flavobacteriales bacterium genomic stretch:
- the mnmG gene encoding tRNA uridine-5-carboxymethylaminomethyl(34) synthesis enzyme MnmG, with protein MLQVDYDIIVVGAGHAGCEAAAAAANLGSRVLLVTMNMGVIGQMSCNPAMGGIAKGQIIREIDAIGGYSGVISDKSAVQFRMLNRSKGPAMWSPRTQNDRMRFAWEWRKALEQIPNVHFLQDSVIGLDIRGNDPARVSGVITGMGATIHAAAVVLTSGTFMNGVMHVGEKRFGGGRSGEKASHGITEQLVDLGFRAGRMKTGTPPRVDGRSIDYSVMEEQPGDADPNKFSFDPSTKRLEKQLSCWVTQTSEEVHDILRTGFNRSPMFAGRILGTGPRYCPSIEDKINRFSEKDSHQIFVEPEGWDTVETYINGFSTSLPEDVQIAALRKVKGFTNARIFRPGYAVEYDFFPPTQLHHTLETKRIHGLYFAGQINGTTGYEEAACQGLIAGINAHLKLRELPPYILRRDEAYIGVLIDDLVTKGTDEPYRMFTSRAEFRILLRQDNADARLTPGAHAIGLASNDRMRRVERKSRLADEMKRALQSESLAPDVANELLVPRGTAAVKQRTRCYDLLLRPQISLEQILTHSRELTNRAAGFDELQAEVLEQVEVEAKYSGYILKERQLADKMSQLENLAIGEDFSFHQLSSLSFEAREKLEMIKPKTIGQASRISGVSPSDIGVLLVYLGR; from the coding sequence ATGCTGCAGGTGGATTACGATATCATCGTGGTGGGTGCGGGTCACGCAGGGTGTGAAGCCGCCGCCGCCGCCGCCAATTTGGGTTCGCGTGTGCTACTGGTTACGATGAACATGGGGGTCATTGGCCAAATGAGCTGCAACCCTGCAATGGGCGGAATAGCTAAGGGGCAGATTATCAGAGAGATAGATGCTATCGGAGGGTATAGTGGGGTAATCAGCGACAAGAGCGCTGTTCAGTTCCGCATGCTCAATCGTAGCAAAGGTCCGGCCATGTGGAGCCCAAGGACACAGAACGACCGGATGCGCTTTGCCTGGGAGTGGCGCAAGGCCTTGGAGCAAATTCCGAATGTGCATTTTCTACAGGACTCCGTAATTGGATTAGACATCAGGGGAAACGACCCCGCCCGAGTTTCCGGGGTGATTACGGGCATGGGCGCCACCATTCACGCGGCTGCGGTTGTGCTCACCAGCGGCACATTCATGAATGGGGTCATGCACGTGGGCGAGAAGCGATTCGGCGGAGGGCGCTCGGGCGAAAAAGCCAGCCACGGCATCACCGAGCAGTTGGTCGATCTTGGGTTCCGCGCGGGTCGAATGAAGACCGGAACCCCGCCGCGGGTTGATGGGCGCAGCATCGATTATTCCGTGATGGAGGAACAGCCAGGTGATGCAGACCCCAATAAGTTCAGCTTCGATCCCTCAACCAAGAGGCTGGAGAAACAGTTGAGTTGCTGGGTGACGCAAACAAGTGAGGAGGTGCATGATATCCTGCGCACGGGGTTCAATCGCAGTCCCATGTTCGCGGGTCGCATTCTTGGGACCGGGCCGCGATATTGTCCGAGCATTGAAGATAAGATCAACCGCTTCTCAGAAAAGGACAGCCACCAAATCTTCGTCGAGCCGGAAGGATGGGATACGGTTGAGACTTACATCAATGGATTCAGCACGAGCTTGCCTGAGGACGTTCAGATCGCAGCGCTCCGGAAAGTCAAAGGCTTCACCAACGCGCGCATCTTCAGACCTGGCTATGCCGTTGAGTACGACTTCTTCCCGCCCACTCAGCTGCATCACACCTTGGAGACGAAGCGCATCCATGGTTTGTACTTCGCAGGTCAAATCAATGGGACTACAGGGTACGAGGAGGCGGCCTGCCAAGGGCTGATTGCTGGAATAAACGCCCATCTGAAGCTGCGCGAACTCCCCCCTTACATCCTCCGCCGCGATGAGGCGTACATCGGGGTTCTAATTGATGACCTGGTTACCAAGGGCACGGACGAACCCTACCGGATGTTCACCAGCAGAGCCGAATTCCGAATCTTGCTTCGGCAAGACAATGCCGATGCCCGGCTCACCCCTGGTGCGCACGCCATTGGTTTAGCAAGCAATGACCGCATGCGCCGCGTTGAACGGAAGTCTCGGCTGGCCGATGAGATGAAGCGCGCGCTTCAATCGGAAAGTCTGGCACCAGATGTGGCCAATGAGCTCCTTGTTCCACGTGGAACGGCAGCGGTGAAACAGCGAACCAGATGCTACGATTTGCTGCTAAGGCCGCAAATCAGCCTGGAACAAATACTCACCCACTCTAGAGAACTTACGAATCGGGCAGCAGGCTTCGACGAATTGCAGGCAGAAGTGCTCGAGCAGGTAGAGGTTGAAGCCAAATACAGCGGCTATATTCTAAAAGAGCGCCAACTGGCGGATAAGATGTC
- a CDS encoding ATP-binding protein: MEFPAKAENIALAEKLIDDACSRHRVHESLYGNILIALTEAVNNAIHHGNGLDSSKLVGLGYEAQEGRLVFVVSDQGPGFDHTNLPDPTDPQNLEKPHGRGVYLMRALADQVEFTDHGATVALAFELAPKAD; encoded by the coding sequence ATCGAGTTCCCTGCGAAAGCAGAGAACATCGCTTTGGCGGAGAAATTAATCGATGATGCTTGCTCTCGGCACCGGGTGCATGAGAGCCTTTACGGGAACATCCTGATCGCGCTCACCGAGGCCGTGAACAATGCCATCCACCATGGCAATGGCCTCGATTCCTCTAAGCTAGTAGGCCTTGGCTATGAGGCACAGGAGGGCCGGTTGGTATTCGTGGTCTCGGACCAGGGACCCGGGTTCGATCATACCAACCTGCCCGACCCCACCGACCCCCAGAACCTGGAAAAGCCCCACGGCCGCGGCGTGTATCTTATGCGTGCGTTGGCTGATCAAGTGGAATTCACGGACCACGGAGCCACCGTCGCGCTGGCGTTCGAACTGGCTCCGAAAGCGGATTAG
- the ybeY gene encoding rRNA maturation RNase YbeY, with protein MGHIAFLAREVPNAFGDRKRLRAWLERVAAEHGSRIDELNFVLLSDAALHGFNQRYLKHRDLTDVITFDLQAGSGIAGDVLISLDRVRENALHYGVPISHELRRVMVHGLLHLLGHHDKKKDERAAMSALEDAYLKVY; from the coding sequence ATGGGCCACATCGCATTCCTGGCGCGCGAGGTGCCGAATGCGTTCGGCGATCGAAAGCGGCTCCGAGCTTGGTTAGAGCGCGTTGCTGCCGAGCATGGTTCACGAATCGATGAGCTCAATTTCGTCCTGCTTTCCGACGCCGCCCTGCATGGGTTCAATCAGCGGTACCTCAAGCATCGTGATCTTACGGATGTGATCACCTTCGACCTGCAGGCCGGTTCCGGAATTGCGGGCGATGTCTTGATCAGCCTGGACCGCGTCCGTGAGAATGCCTTGCACTATGGCGTGCCGATCTCCCACGAACTGCGGCGCGTCATGGTCCACGGGTTGCTACATCTTCTCGGCCACCATGACAAGAAAAAGGACGAGCGCGCTGCAATGAGCGCGCTCGAAGATGCTTACCTCAAGGTCTATTGA
- a CDS encoding DUF4175 domain-containing protein — protein sequence MPGDYDLLIEKLDRFIRKYYKDLLIRGSIYAIGVLVTLFLAAALLEHLGRFGTGTRTVLFWGFVLCMGAILVRFVVVPLVRLFRLGPVISHEQAARIVGDHFGEVRDKLLNTLQLKGLAANEPLQRELIEAAIAQRSRELRPVPFVRAIDLGKNRRYLRYAAPPLAVLLVLLFAAPSLITGPTRRLIKHGTEFLPEAPFRFVLLNDSLSVAEDQDFEIRLGLVGDPLPVRAEIEIGDASVPLVRQSAGEFTHRLRNVQGRVAFRFSADGFKSAEYALDAIPAPLVMRLNASLDFPDYLGLEDVEENSAGDLTIPAGTRITWLAEARSSDALELAFEDSAVRAVPMPGSEGRLFFSATRRMMQSGTYSLRPSLQGRAGAGSMRHRIEVVPDQYPTINVRSSEDSTALRRLYFNGEAGDDHGIRKLLFHYRFANGGDSVPPEQRQAAQQLVTDPRSTRQSFFHTWDLYDIKLAPGDRLEYWFEVWDNDGVNGSKSTRTPVQVFAAPSLKELSERQEARSEASKGLLQENIKEARALQEELDKLRRNLLEKKELDWQDKQRMEQLLDRQKKLEERIDRSVEQMRLSQRENREFNPLDERLLEKQERLQELFENVLSEEMKELYRKVEELMQNIDKEQLQEQLREMKLGQEDVEKELDRALELFKRMEVEQKAEEIADEIKRLAEKQEKLGEETREGARPNEDLKQEQDKLNEEFQELRKEMDRLSEKNEQLEEPMSIPDTDALEQEVQDQQQQSSEELQRKQNQKAASDQKGAAEKMEQLAYQMENAMQGGAQQQEEEDMDALRQILENIVHLSFSQESLMGELSATSTRDPRWVAHGRAQRKLRDDAKVIEDSLFALSKRVPQIQSTVNREMNAVNDNMDEARRLIGEARANERFKPAAAEKQQRSMTSLNNLALLLDEALQQMMQQMNAQSKPGGGSCNKPGKKAGGQGNGKPSMAKARAQQQALQKQLEEMRKAMEQGKKPGEQRGKGTMGQQGMSQQLASLAAQQAAIRKEMQRLAQELNQDGSGAGNEINKLAQQMEQQEKDIVNRNITPETLRRQQDLMVRLLEHEKAERERELDQKRTSNEGRESPPADPQRAFDHQRRKAREAELLRTVPPGLKPYYRDRVNAYFGTFDRP from the coding sequence ATGCCCGGCGATTACGACCTTCTGATCGAGAAGCTCGACCGCTTCATCCGCAAGTACTACAAGGACTTGCTGATACGAGGCTCGATCTACGCAATCGGCGTTCTGGTCACATTGTTCCTGGCCGCCGCATTGCTCGAGCATCTGGGCCGCTTCGGCACCGGCACCCGCACTGTGCTATTCTGGGGCTTCGTCTTGTGCATGGGCGCCATACTCGTGCGCTTTGTCGTGGTCCCATTGGTGAGGCTCTTCCGGCTTGGGCCGGTGATCTCCCATGAGCAGGCCGCTCGCATCGTTGGTGACCACTTCGGCGAAGTGCGCGACAAGCTCCTGAACACACTGCAACTGAAAGGCCTCGCCGCAAACGAACCGCTTCAGCGCGAACTCATCGAAGCCGCCATTGCGCAGCGAAGCCGGGAACTGCGACCCGTTCCCTTCGTGCGCGCAATCGACCTCGGAAAGAACCGCCGGTACTTGCGTTATGCCGCCCCGCCGCTCGCGGTCCTGCTCGTGTTGCTGTTCGCGGCCCCCAGCTTGATCACCGGCCCAACGCGACGCCTGATCAAGCATGGCACCGAATTCCTCCCCGAAGCTCCCTTCCGTTTCGTGCTGCTCAACGACTCGCTCTCCGTGGCCGAGGACCAGGATTTCGAGATCCGGCTGGGCCTGGTCGGCGACCCGCTCCCGGTGCGCGCAGAAATCGAGATCGGCGACGCTTCCGTTCCGCTTGTTCGGCAATCAGCCGGTGAATTCACCCACCGCCTGCGTAACGTGCAGGGCCGGGTCGCCTTCCGCTTCTCAGCCGATGGCTTCAAGAGCGCAGAATACGCGCTGGATGCAATCCCTGCGCCGCTGGTCATGCGCCTCAACGCATCCCTTGACTTCCCGGACTACCTCGGCCTTGAGGACGTAGAGGAGAACTCTGCGGGCGACCTGACGATTCCTGCGGGCACGCGCATCACGTGGTTGGCAGAGGCTAGGAGCAGCGATGCATTGGAACTGGCCTTCGAGGATTCTGCCGTACGCGCGGTCCCGATGCCGGGCAGCGAAGGGCGACTGTTCTTTAGCGCGACCCGCCGGATGATGCAGAGCGGAACTTACTCGCTGCGCCCATCGCTGCAGGGCCGCGCGGGCGCCGGGTCCATGCGACATCGCATCGAGGTGGTGCCCGATCAGTATCCGACCATCAATGTCCGTTCCTCGGAAGACTCCACGGCCCTGCGCCGCTTATACTTCAATGGAGAGGCCGGTGACGACCACGGCATTCGCAAGCTCCTCTTCCATTACCGTTTCGCAAATGGAGGCGACAGCGTGCCTCCCGAACAACGTCAAGCCGCGCAACAACTCGTGACCGACCCGCGCAGCACGCGCCAGTCCTTCTTCCATACGTGGGACCTGTATGACATCAAGCTGGCCCCCGGAGACCGCCTGGAATACTGGTTCGAGGTCTGGGACAACGACGGCGTGAATGGGAGCAAGAGCACCCGCACCCCTGTGCAGGTATTCGCCGCGCCCAGCCTGAAGGAGCTCTCGGAGCGGCAGGAGGCCCGCAGCGAGGCTAGCAAGGGCCTTTTGCAGGAGAACATCAAAGAGGCGCGGGCCCTTCAGGAAGAGCTGGACAAGCTGCGCCGCAACCTGTTGGAGAAGAAAGAGCTGGATTGGCAGGATAAGCAGCGCATGGAGCAATTGCTTGATCGACAGAAAAAGCTCGAGGAGCGCATTGACCGTTCCGTGGAGCAGATGCGCTTGAGCCAACGGGAGAACCGCGAATTCAACCCGCTTGACGAGCGGCTGCTCGAGAAACAAGAGCGTCTACAAGAACTATTCGAGAACGTCTTGAGCGAAGAGATGAAGGAGCTCTATCGCAAGGTCGAAGAGCTCATGCAGAACATCGACAAGGAACAGCTTCAGGAGCAGTTGCGCGAGATGAAGCTCGGCCAGGAGGATGTCGAGAAGGAACTCGATCGCGCATTGGAGCTCTTCAAGCGCATGGAGGTGGAACAGAAGGCCGAAGAGATCGCCGATGAGATCAAAAGGCTCGCTGAGAAACAAGAGAAGCTGGGCGAAGAAACACGCGAAGGCGCACGCCCGAACGAGGACCTGAAGCAAGAACAGGACAAGCTGAACGAGGAATTCCAGGAACTCCGCAAGGAAATGGACCGGCTCTCGGAGAAAAACGAGCAACTCGAGGAGCCCATGTCGATACCGGACACCGATGCGCTCGAACAGGAGGTACAAGACCAGCAGCAGCAAAGCTCAGAAGAGCTTCAGCGCAAGCAGAACCAGAAAGCGGCCTCGGATCAGAAAGGAGCGGCTGAGAAGATGGAGCAGCTGGCCTACCAGATGGAGAATGCCATGCAGGGCGGCGCGCAACAGCAAGAGGAGGAGGACATGGATGCGCTGCGCCAGATCCTGGAGAACATCGTGCACCTGAGCTTCAGCCAGGAATCGCTCATGGGCGAGTTGTCCGCCACGAGCACGCGGGATCCGCGTTGGGTGGCGCACGGACGGGCGCAGCGAAAGCTCCGGGACGATGCCAAGGTGATTGAGGATTCGCTATTCGCCCTGAGCAAGCGCGTGCCTCAGATCCAGAGCACGGTGAACCGCGAGATGAACGCCGTGAACGATAACATGGATGAGGCGCGACGGCTAATCGGCGAAGCGCGAGCCAATGAGCGCTTCAAGCCGGCGGCGGCAGAGAAGCAGCAGCGCTCGATGACCTCGTTGAACAATCTCGCCCTGCTCTTGGATGAGGCGTTGCAGCAGATGATGCAGCAAATGAATGCCCAGAGCAAGCCCGGCGGAGGCAGCTGCAACAAACCGGGGAAGAAGGCGGGCGGCCAAGGCAACGGCAAGCCAAGCATGGCAAAGGCGCGTGCGCAGCAGCAAGCCCTGCAGAAGCAATTGGAGGAGATGCGCAAAGCGATGGAGCAAGGCAAGAAGCCCGGCGAGCAACGGGGCAAGGGAACCATGGGCCAACAAGGCATGAGCCAGCAGCTGGCCAGCCTCGCGGCGCAACAAGCGGCCATCCGCAAGGAGATGCAGCGGCTCGCCCAGGAGCTCAACCAGGACGGAAGCGGTGCAGGGAATGAAATCAACAAGCTGGCCCAGCAGATGGAGCAGCAGGAAAAGGACATCGTGAACAGGAACATCACCCCCGAGACGCTGCGACGGCAACAGGATCTGATGGTGCGCTTGCTCGAGCACGAGAAAGCCGAACGGGAGCGCGAGCTTGATCAGAAAAGGACCAGCAACGAGGGCCGTGAGTCCCCTCCGGCCGATCCGCAGCGTGCATTCGACCATCAGCGCCGGAAAGCGCGTGAAGCCGAGCTCCTCCGAACCGTACCGCCCGGCCTGAAGCCTTACTACCGTGATCGCGTGAATGCGTATTTCGGTACTTTTGACCGACCCTGA